One segment of Danio aesculapii chromosome 3, fDanAes4.1, whole genome shotgun sequence DNA contains the following:
- the LOC130220646 gene encoding E3 ubiquitin-protein ligase TRIM35-like translates to MASLNVSAEDLSCPVCCEIFKNPVLLSCSHSFCKDCLQQFWRTKKTQECPVCRKSSRDDPPVNLVLKNLCELFLKDRNVTCSSGSEEICSLHSEKLKLFCLEDKQPVCLVCRDSKQHDNHKFRPISEVVSSYKEELNTALKSLQKKLKHNEKMQAEFEKTVQHIKSQADHTKHQIKHEFEKLHQFLRDEEEATITALREEEEQKKQVMKEKLEEMNTHISALSRTIKDTEEMLKANDVCFLKEFPVSMERVQISQPDPQTPSGALIQVSRYLGNLTYRVWKKMQDIVHYTPVILDPNTAYSYLKLSDDLTSVRNSGRNQPVPDNPERLDCYCCVLGSEGFTKGKHDWEVELKGSKFWSLGVTTASKQRKGRDFFTTGVWSVQYNTAVGSGFTVKQNLERVRVDLDCDRGTVSFFNPVTNTHLHTFTTTFTESVFPFFYFPVSLKILPFKSQS, encoded by the exons ATGGCTTCACTAAATGTTTCTGCAGAAGATCTTTCTTGTCCTGTGTGCTGTGAAATCTTCAAGAATCCCGTTCTTTTATCTTGTAGTCATAGTTTCTGTAAAGACTGTCTTCAACAGTTCTGGAGAACCAAGAAAACTCAGGAGTGTCCTGTTTGTAGGAAATCTTCAAGAGATGACCCTCCAGTTAATCTTGTGTTAAAAAACTTGTGTGAGTTGtttctaaaagacagaaatgtgACATGTTCATCAGGATCTGAAGAGATCTGCAGTTTACACAGTGAGAAACTCAAACTCTTTTGTCTGGAGGACAAACAACCTGTGTGTTTAGTGTGCAGAGACTCCAAACAACACGACAATCACAAATTCAGACCTATCAGTGAAGTGGTTTCCTCATACAAG GAGGAGCTCAATACAGCCCTGAAATCTTtacaaaagaaactaaaacacaatgaaaaaatgCAAGCAGAGTTTGAGAAAACAGTTCAGCACATCAAG TCTCAGGCTGATCACACCAAGCATCAGATTAAACACGAGTTTGAGAAGCTTCATCAGTTTCTCCGAGATGAAGAAGAAGCTACAATCACTGCACTGAGGGAGGAAGAGGAGCAGAAGAAGCAGGTGATGAAGGAGAAGCTGGAGGAGATGAACACACACATCTCAGCTCTTTCACGCACGATCAAAGACACGGAGGAGATGCTGAAAGCCAATGACGTCTGCTTTCTAAAG GAGTTTCCAGTCTCAATGGAAAG AGTCCAGATCTCACAGCCGGATCCACAGACGCCTTCTGGAGCTTTGATTCAGGTGTCTCGCTACTTGGGGAACCTGACATACAGAGTCTGGAAGAAGATGCAGGACATCGTCCACTACA CTCCTGTGATTCTGGATCCAAACACTGCTTATTCATATCTCAAATTGTCTGATGATCTGACCAGTGTGAGAAACAGTGGGAGAAATCAACCTGTTCCTGATAATCCAGAGAGACTTGACTGTTACTGCTGTGTTCTGGGTTCAGAGGGATTTACCAAAGGAAAACACGACTGGGAGGTGGAACTCAAAGGGAGTAAATTCTGGAGTCTTGGAGTGACTACAGCATCAAAGCAGAGGAAGGGAAGGGATTTCTTTACCACTGGTGTCTGGAGTGTGCAGTATAATACAGCTGTAGGCTCTGGCTTTACTGTTAAACAGAATCTTGAGCGTGTGAGAGTTGACCTGGACTGTGACAGAGGAACAGTGTCTTTCTTTAATCCTGTAACAAACACACatctacacacattcacaacCACCTTCACTGAGTCTGTCTTTCCTTTCTTTTATTTTCCTGTCTCTCTGAAGATCTTACCGTTCAAAAGTCAAAGTTAA
- the LOC130220647 gene encoding E3 ubiquitin-protein ligase TRIM35-like — MASVNISAEELSCPVCCEIFKNPVILSCSHSVCRECLQQFWRTKKTQECPVCRSSSRDDPPINLVLKNLCELFLKERYERHSSASEEICSLHSEKLKLFCLEDKQPACVVCFTSQQHENHKFRPISEVVSSCKEELNTALESLQYKLKHMEQVKEEFEKTLQHIKFQAEHTEHQIKHEFEKLHQFLQDEEEATITALREEEEQKKQMMNEKLEEMNTHISALSHTIKHTEEMLKANDVCFLKEFPVSMERVQISQPDPQTPSGALIHVSRYLGNLPFRVWKKMQDIVHYTPVILDPNTANPHLVLSDDLTSVRFTGIDQPVPDNPERFDYYECVLGSEGFTSGKHCWDVEVKESRCWSVGVTTASNQRRGWVFFSTSVWGVQYGCTVRSDFHVNQDLEYVRVDLDCDRGTVSFSDPVTNTHLHTFTTTFTDYVFPFLYSLMSSLRILPFSSR; from the exons ATGGCTTCAGTAAATATTTCTGCAGAAGAACTTTCTTGTCCCGTGTGCTGTGAAATCTTCAAGAATCCTGTTATTTTATCATGCAGTCACAGTGTGTGTAGAGAGTGTCTTCAACAGTTCTGGAGAACCAAGAAAACTCAGGAGTGTCCTGTTTGCAGGAGTTCTTCAAGAGATGATCCTCCTATTAATCTTGTTTTAAAAAACCTGTGTGAGTTGTTCCTGAAGGAGAGATATGAGAGACATTCATCAGCATCTGAGGAGATCTGCAGTTTACACAGTGAGAAGCTCAAACTCTTCTGTCTGGAGGACAAACAACCTGCTTGTGTGGTGTGTTTTACTTCACAACAACATGAGAATCACAAATTCAGACCCATCAGTGAAGTGGTTTCTTCCTGCAAG GAGGAGCTCAATACAGCACTGGAGTCTTTACAATACAAACTTAAACACATGGAGCAAGTTAAAGAGGAGTTTGAGAAAACTCTTCAACACATTAAG TTTCAAGCTGAGCACACAGAGCATCAGATTAAACATGAGTTTGAGAAGCTTCATCAGTTTCTCCAAGATGAAGAAGAAGCTACAATCACTGCACTGAGGGAGGAAGAGGAGCAGAAGAAGCAGATGATGAACGAGAAGCTGGAGGAGATGAACACACACATCTCAGCTCTTtcacacacaatcaaacacacgGAGGAGATGCTGAAAGCCAATGACGTCTGCTTTCTAAAG GAGTTTCCAGTCTCAATGGAAAG AGTCCAGATCTCACAGCCGGATCCACAGACGCCTTCTGGAGCTTTGATTCATGTGTCTCGCTACTTGGGGAACCTGCCCTTCAGAGTCTGGAAGAAGATGCAGGACATCGTCCACTATA CTCCTGTGATTCTGGATCCAAACACTGCAAATCCACATCTCGTACTGTCTGATGATCTGACCAGTGTAAGGTTCACTGGAATAGATCAACCTGTTCCTGATAATCCAGAGAGATTTGACTATTATGAGTGTGTTCTGGGTTCAGAGGGTTTTACCTCAGGAAAACACTGCTGGGATGTGGAGGTCAAAGAGAGTCGATGCTGGAGTGTTGGAGTAACTACAGCATCAAACCAGAGGAGGGGATGGGTTTTCTTTAGCACTAGTGTCTGGGGTGTGCAGTATGGTTGTACTGTAAGGTCTGATTTTCATGTTAATCAGGATCTTGAGTATGTGAGAGTTGATCTGGACTGTGACAGAGGAACAGTGTCTTTCTCTGATCCTGTAACAAACACGCATCTACACACTTTCACAACCACCTTCACTGACTATGTCTTTCCTTTTTTGTATAGTTTGATGTCCTCTCTGAGGATCTTACCGTTCAGTAGTCGGTGA